Proteins encoded in a region of the Streptomyces sp. NBC_00310 genome:
- the fahA gene encoding fumarylacetoacetase gives MPPFDVREGDPFDVPEGHPFGPHNLPYGVFSPAGSDARTVGVRLGDHVLDAAAAAHALGSPYAALLGHPTLNPLLAAGRTAWSDLRRALTAWLTVPSHRETIAPHFHALSAVTLHLPFEVADYVDFYASENHARNVGRIFRPDSPDPLTPNWKHLPIGYHGRSGTVVVSGTEVVRPSGQRKAPTDAAPVFGPSVRLDIEAEVGFVVGVPSEMGRPVGLGDFRDHVFGLCLLNDWSARDLQAWEYVPLGPFLGKSFATSVSAWITPLEALDEARVAPPERTHPLLPYLDDSTPDIDPGGYDLRLSVAVNGHVVSEPPFSTMYWTAAQQLAHMTVNGASLRTGDFYGSGTVSGPSPAQRGSLLELTWNGRDPLDLPTGKRTFLEDGDEVTLTAWAPGPGGTRVGLGEVTGRVRARE, from the coding sequence ATGCCCCCCTTCGATGTCCGCGAAGGAGATCCCTTCGACGTCCCCGAGGGCCACCCCTTCGGTCCGCACAACCTCCCCTACGGCGTCTTCTCCCCCGCTGGTTCGGACGCCCGTACGGTCGGTGTCCGTCTCGGCGACCACGTCCTCGACGCCGCGGCGGCCGCCCACGCCCTCGGTTCCCCGTACGCCGCGCTGCTGGGCCACCCCACGCTCAACCCCCTGCTGGCGGCGGGACGCACGGCCTGGTCGGACCTCCGCCGGGCGTTGACGGCGTGGCTGACGGTGCCCTCGCACCGGGAGACGATCGCGCCGCACTTCCACGCGCTGTCCGCCGTGACCCTGCATCTGCCGTTCGAGGTGGCCGACTACGTCGACTTCTACGCCTCCGAGAACCACGCGCGGAACGTGGGCAGGATCTTCCGGCCCGACTCCCCGGATCCGCTGACGCCCAACTGGAAGCATCTGCCCATCGGTTACCACGGGCGGTCCGGCACGGTCGTCGTGTCCGGCACGGAGGTGGTACGGCCGTCCGGTCAGCGCAAGGCGCCCACCGACGCGGCGCCGGTGTTCGGTCCGTCCGTGCGGCTGGACATCGAGGCGGAGGTCGGGTTCGTGGTGGGGGTGCCCTCGGAGATGGGGCGGCCGGTGGGGCTGGGCGACTTCCGCGACCACGTCTTCGGGCTCTGCCTCCTCAACGACTGGTCGGCGCGCGATCTCCAGGCCTGGGAGTACGTGCCCCTCGGGCCGTTCCTGGGCAAGTCCTTCGCGACGTCGGTCTCGGCCTGGATCACGCCGTTGGAGGCGCTGGACGAGGCGCGGGTGGCGCCGCCGGAGCGCACGCATCCGCTCCTGCCCTACCTGGACGACTCCACGCCGGACATCGACCCCGGGGGGTACGACCTCCGCCTGAGCGTCGCCGTCAACGGGCACGTCGTCTCCGAGCCGCCCTTCTCCACGATGTACTGGACCGCCGCGCAGCAACTGGCCCACATGACCGTCAACGGCGCCTCGCTCCGGACGGGCGACTTCTACGGCTCCGGCACGGTCAGCGGGCCCTCCCCCGCGCAACGGGGCTCGCTGCTGGAGCTCACCTGGAACGGCCGCGACCCCCTCGACCTCCCCACCGGCAAGCGCACGTTCCTGGAGGACGGCGACGAGGTGACCCTCACGGCCTGGGCCCCGGGTCCGGGCGGGACGCGGGTGGGCCTCGGCGAGGTCACGGGCCGGGTCAGGGCCCGGGAGTAG
- the recQ gene encoding DNA helicase RecQ: MIGTGGTSVMADEDRTTGTDSEALAVLHRVFGYDAFRGEQGAVIEHVIAGGDAVVLMPTGGGKSLCYQIPSLVRPGTGIVVSPLIALMQDQVDALRSLGVRAGFMNSTQDFDERRVVEAEFLAGELDLLYLAPERLRLDATLDLLGRGKISVFAIDEAHCVAQWGHDFRPDYLSLSLLGERWPDVPRIALTATATHATHREITERLAMPRARHFEASFDRPNIQYRIVPKADPKKQLLSFLRQEHAGDAGIVYCLSRNSVERTAEFLSKNGVEAVPYHAGLDAGTRAAHQSRFLREEGLVVVATIAFGMGIDKPDVRFVAHLDLPKSVEGYYQETGRAGRDGLPSTAWLAYGLNDVIQQRKMIQGSEGDEAFRRRAASHLDAMLALCETAQCRRGQLLQYFGQEPQADGCGNCDTCLVPPETWDGTVAAQKVLSTVVRLQRERGQKFGAVQIVDILMGRRTAKVIQFDHDQLSVFGIGEELAEGEWRGVVRQLLAQGLLAVEGEYGTLVLTEESGAVLRRERDVPLRKEPKKPVTSRSASGGGSGSSGSGRGDRKAKAPVELPDDLLPVFEALRAWRGEQAREQGVPAYVIFHDATLRDIAATAPASVAELGTISGIGEKKLATYGEGVLGVLASLGGASGGSSASASAVSGSGSGSGSGSAPAPVGGGESGPASTGDAGGDFDWPDAEPEPEHDDWA; encoded by the coding sequence ATGATCGGGACGGGCGGGACGAGTGTGATGGCGGACGAGGACAGGACGACCGGGACGGACAGCGAGGCGCTGGCCGTGCTCCACCGGGTCTTCGGGTACGACGCCTTCCGGGGCGAGCAGGGCGCGGTCATCGAGCATGTGATCGCGGGCGGCGACGCCGTCGTCCTCATGCCGACCGGCGGCGGAAAGTCGCTCTGCTACCAGATTCCTTCCCTGGTCAGGCCCGGCACGGGCATCGTGGTCTCCCCACTGATCGCCCTGATGCAGGACCAGGTGGACGCGCTGCGGTCGCTGGGCGTGCGCGCCGGGTTCATGAACTCCACGCAGGACTTCGACGAGCGGCGCGTGGTCGAGGCGGAGTTCCTCGCGGGCGAGCTCGACCTGCTGTATCTCGCTCCCGAGCGGCTGCGGCTCGACGCCACGCTGGATCTGCTCGGGCGCGGCAAGATCTCGGTGTTCGCGATCGACGAGGCACACTGCGTGGCCCAGTGGGGACACGACTTCCGGCCCGACTACCTGTCCCTCTCCCTGCTGGGCGAGCGCTGGCCGGACGTGCCGCGCATCGCGCTCACCGCCACCGCCACCCACGCGACGCACCGGGAGATCACCGAGCGGCTGGCCATGCCCCGGGCCCGGCACTTCGAGGCCAGCTTCGACCGGCCCAACATCCAGTACCGGATCGTGCCCAAGGCCGACCCGAAGAAGCAGCTCCTGTCCTTCCTCCGCCAGGAGCACGCCGGCGACGCGGGCATCGTCTACTGCCTGTCCAGGAACTCCGTCGAGCGGACGGCGGAGTTCCTGAGCAAGAACGGCGTCGAGGCGGTGCCCTACCACGCCGGTCTCGACGCGGGCACGCGCGCGGCACACCAGTCGCGGTTCCTGCGCGAGGAAGGACTCGTGGTCGTCGCCACGATCGCCTTCGGCATGGGCATCGACAAGCCCGATGTCCGTTTCGTCGCCCACCTGGACCTCCCGAAGTCGGTGGAGGGCTACTACCAGGAGACCGGCCGCGCCGGCCGCGACGGACTGCCCTCCACGGCATGGCTGGCCTACGGCCTGAACGACGTCATACAACAGCGCAAGATGATCCAGGGCAGCGAGGGCGACGAGGCGTTCCGTCGCCGGGCCGCCAGCCACCTCGACGCCATGCTGGCGCTCTGCGAGACCGCCCAGTGCCGGCGCGGCCAGCTGCTCCAGTACTTCGGCCAGGAACCGCAGGCCGACGGCTGCGGCAACTGCGACACCTGCCTCGTACCGCCGGAGACCTGGGACGGCACCGTCGCCGCGCAGAAGGTGCTCTCCACCGTGGTGCGGCTGCAGCGGGAGCGCGGGCAGAAGTTCGGCGCCGTGCAGATCGTCGACATCCTGATGGGGCGGCGGACCGCGAAGGTCATCCAGTTCGACCACGACCAGCTCTCCGTCTTCGGCATCGGTGAGGAACTGGCCGAGGGCGAATGGCGGGGCGTCGTACGGCAGTTGCTCGCCCAGGGGCTCCTCGCGGTCGAGGGCGAGTACGGCACGCTCGTGCTGACCGAGGAGAGCGGGGCGGTGCTGCGGCGCGAGCGGGACGTGCCGCTGCGCAAGGAACCGAAGAAGCCGGTGACCTCGCGGTCGGCGTCGGGCGGCGGGTCGGGTTCCTCCGGCTCCGGCCGGGGCGACCGCAAGGCCAAGGCGCCGGTCGAGCTGCCCGACGACCTGCTCCCCGTCTTCGAGGCCCTGCGCGCCTGGCGCGGCGAACAGGCCCGCGAACAGGGCGTCCCCGCCTACGTCATCTTCCACGACGCCACCCTCCGCGACATCGCGGCGACGGCTCCCGCGTCCGTCGCCGAACTCGGCACGATCAGCGGAATCGGCGAGAAGAAGCTGGCGACGTACGGGGAGGGGGTGTTGGGGGTGCTGGCTTCACTGGGCGGGGCTTCCGGCGGGTCGTCGGCGTCGGCGTCGGCGGTGTCTGGATCTGGATCGGGATCGGGATCGGGATCCGCGCCGGCTCCGGTCGGCGGCGGCGAGTCCGGCCCGGCTTCGACGGGTGACGCGGGCGGGGACTTCGACTGGCCCGATGCGGAACCGGAGCCCGAGCACGATGACTGGGCCTAG
- a CDS encoding NADH-quinone oxidoreductase subunit J, giving the protein MSAQLAAAATLSAGTSTGEAFQFWVLGTIAVIGALCTVFMKRAVHSALCLAATMIILAVFYLANGAYFLGVVQIVVYTGAIMMLFLFVVMLVGVTAADSLKETIKGQRWMALLCGLGFGILLTVGIGNASLTEFNGLGTANAGGNVEGLAALIFTDYVFAFELTGALLITAAVGAMVLTHRERTERAKTQRELAEERVREGKHLPPLPAPGVYARHNAVDIPGLLPDGTPSDLTVSKTLRDRGQVRDVSSEALNDLKALEQRAEDRLERTNSGNGGNSGEASK; this is encoded by the coding sequence GTGAGCGCGCAACTCGCCGCCGCAGCCACTCTTTCCGCCGGCACCTCCACCGGTGAGGCCTTCCAGTTCTGGGTGCTCGGCACGATCGCCGTGATCGGCGCCCTGTGCACCGTCTTCATGAAGAGAGCCGTGCACAGCGCGCTCTGCCTCGCCGCCACCATGATCATCCTGGCGGTGTTCTACCTCGCCAACGGCGCCTACTTCCTGGGCGTCGTGCAGATCGTCGTCTACACCGGCGCGATCATGATGCTGTTCCTGTTCGTGGTGATGCTCGTCGGCGTCACCGCGGCGGACTCCCTGAAGGAGACCATCAAGGGCCAGCGCTGGATGGCCCTCCTGTGCGGCCTGGGCTTCGGCATCCTGCTGACCGTGGGCATCGGCAACGCCTCACTGACGGAGTTCAACGGCCTCGGCACGGCGAACGCGGGCGGCAACGTGGAGGGCCTCGCGGCCCTGATCTTCACCGACTACGTGTTCGCCTTCGAGCTCACCGGCGCCCTCCTCATCACGGCCGCCGTCGGCGCCATGGTCCTCACCCACCGCGAGCGCACCGAGCGCGCCAAGACCCAGCGCGAGCTGGCCGAAGAGCGCGTACGCGAGGGCAAGCACCTCCCGCCGCTGCCGGCCCCCGGCGTCTACGCCCGGCACAACGCGGTCGACATCCCGGGCCTGCTGCCCGACGGCACCCCGTCCGATCTGACCGTCAGCAAGACCCTGCGGGACCGGGGCCAGGTCCGCGACGTGTCGAGCGAGGCGCTCAACGATCTGAAGGCCCTGGAGCAGCGCGCCGAGGACCGCCTGGAGCGCACCAACAGCGGGAACGGCGGCAACAGCGGGGAGGCATCGAAGTGA
- the nuoL gene encoding NADH-quinone oxidoreductase subunit L — protein sequence MENLIALLVAAPLLGAAVLLCGGRRLDAVGHWIGTALAAASFVIGVVLFADMLGKDAEHREIGQYLFSWIPVEGFQADVAFQLDQLSMTFVLLITGVGSLIHVYSIGYMENDERRRRFFGYLNLFLAAMLLLVLADNYLLLYVGWEGVGLASYLLIGFWQHKPSAATAAKKAFLVNRVGDMGLSIAIMLMFTTFGTFAFGPVLEATGETSEGTLTAIALMLLLAACGKSAQVPLQSWLGDAMEGPTPVSALIHAATMVTAGVYLIVRSADIFNASPDAQLVTTVVGAVTLLFGAIVGCAKDDIKKALAGSTMSQIGYMVLAAGLGPIGYVFAIMHLVTHGFFKAGLFLGAGSVMHGMNDEVDMRKYGGLRTYMPITFVTFGLGYLAIIGFPGLSGFFSKDKIIEAAFAKGGTEGWILGGVALLGAAITAFYMTRVMLMTFFGEKRWQPDEHGHEPHPHESPRVMTIPMIVLAVGSVFGGAYFSIGDRFLHWLEPVTGHKHGNPPISALTVTISTVAVMVIGVGLAWLQYGRGPVPVVAPRGSLLTRAARRDLLQDDFNHVVLVRGGEHLTRSLVYVDHTLVDGVVNGTAASMGGLSGRLRRIQNGYARSYAVSMFGGAAILIAATLLMRAV from the coding sequence GTGGAGAACCTGATTGCGCTGCTGGTCGCGGCGCCCCTGCTCGGAGCCGCCGTCCTGCTGTGCGGCGGCCGGCGCCTCGACGCCGTCGGCCACTGGATCGGCACGGCCCTCGCCGCCGCCTCCTTCGTCATCGGTGTCGTCCTCTTCGCCGACATGCTCGGCAAGGACGCCGAACACCGTGAGATCGGCCAGTACCTGTTCAGCTGGATCCCCGTCGAGGGCTTCCAGGCGGACGTCGCCTTCCAGCTCGACCAGCTGTCGATGACGTTCGTCCTGCTGATCACCGGAGTCGGCTCGCTCATCCACGTGTACTCCATCGGGTACATGGAGAACGACGAGCGCCGACGCCGCTTCTTCGGCTATCTGAACCTGTTCCTCGCGGCGATGCTGCTGCTCGTCCTCGCCGACAACTACCTGCTGCTGTACGTCGGCTGGGAGGGCGTCGGCCTCGCCTCGTACCTGCTGATCGGCTTCTGGCAGCACAAGCCCAGCGCCGCCACCGCCGCGAAGAAGGCCTTCCTGGTCAACCGCGTCGGCGACATGGGCCTGTCCATCGCCATCATGCTGATGTTCACCACCTTCGGGACCTTCGCCTTCGGGCCGGTCCTGGAGGCCACCGGTGAGACGAGCGAGGGCACGCTCACCGCCATCGCGCTGATGCTGCTGCTCGCGGCCTGCGGCAAGTCCGCCCAGGTGCCGCTGCAGTCCTGGCTCGGGGACGCGATGGAGGGCCCGACCCCGGTCTCGGCCCTCATCCACGCCGCGACCATGGTCACCGCCGGCGTCTACCTGATCGTCCGCTCCGCCGACATCTTCAACGCCTCGCCGGACGCCCAGCTCGTCACCACCGTGGTCGGCGCGGTCACGCTCCTCTTCGGTGCGATCGTCGGTTGCGCGAAGGACGACATCAAGAAGGCCCTCGCCGGCTCCACGATGTCGCAGATCGGCTACATGGTGCTCGCCGCGGGCCTCGGCCCCATCGGCTACGTCTTCGCGATCATGCACCTGGTCACGCACGGCTTCTTCAAGGCCGGCCTGTTCCTCGGCGCCGGCTCGGTCATGCACGGCATGAACGACGAGGTCGACATGCGCAAGTACGGCGGCCTGCGGACGTACATGCCGATCACCTTCGTCACCTTCGGCCTCGGCTACCTCGCGATCATCGGCTTCCCCGGTCTGTCCGGCTTCTTCTCCAAGGACAAGATCATCGAGGCGGCCTTCGCCAAGGGCGGCACCGAGGGCTGGATCCTCGGCGGCGTGGCCCTGCTGGGCGCGGCGATCACCGCGTTCTACATGACGCGCGTGATGCTGATGACGTTCTTCGGCGAGAAGCGCTGGCAGCCCGACGAGCACGGCCACGAGCCGCACCCGCACGAGTCGCCCAGGGTCATGACGATCCCCATGATCGTGCTGGCCGTCGGATCGGTCTTCGGCGGCGCGTACTTCAGCATCGGCGACCGGTTCCTCCACTGGCTGGAGCCCGTCACCGGCCACAAGCACGGCAACCCGCCGATCAGCGCCCTGACGGTGACGATCTCCACGGTCGCCGTGATGGTCATCGGCGTCGGCCTCGCCTGGCTCCAGTACGGGCGGGGGCCCGTCCCCGTCGTCGCCCCGCGCGGATCGCTGCTCACCCGGGCCGCCCGGCGCGACCTCCTCCAGGACGACTTCAACCACGTCGTCCTCGTACGCGGCGGAGAGCACCTCACACGCTCCCTCGTCTACGTCGACCACACCCTGGTCGACGGCGTCGTCAACGGCACGGCGGCCTCGATGGGCGGCCTCTCCGGGCGGCTGCGCCGGATCCAGAACGGCTATGCCCGGTCGTACGCGGTCTCGATGTTCGGCGGTGCTGCGATCCTCATCGCCGCGACCCTGCTGATGAGGGCGGTCTGA
- the nuoN gene encoding NADH-quinone oxidoreductase subunit NuoN translates to MSASAVHSLWTTAADPISKIDAPKIEYGQLSPTLIVIGAAIIGVLVEAFVPRKSRYYAQVFVSVVALTASFAAVVALAAGGYGTTKAGIAAMGAIAVDGPALFLQGTILLAGILGVFTFAERRLDPETHGNKVDSFAAQAASVPGSDSEKAAVKAGFTTTEVFPLLLFAIGGMLIFPAANDLLTLFIALEVFSLPLYLLCAVARRKRLMSQEAAVKYFLLGAFASAFTLFGIALLYGYAGSVKYATIAQVVDGTISDINPALADTMGNDALLLIGAAMVVMGLLFKVGAVPFHMWTPDVYQGAPTPVTGFMAAATKVAAFGALLRLLYVVLPGLRWDWRPVMWAVAIVTMLGGAIVAITQTDIKRLLAYSSIAHAGFILAGVIAASPDGVSSVLFYLGAYSFVTIGAFAVVTLVRDAGGEATHLSQWAGLGRRSPLVAAVFAVFLLAFAGIPLTSGFAGKFAVFKAAAEGGAGAIVVVGVISSAIAAFFYIRVIVLMFFSEPRPEGPTVAVPSPLTMTAIGVGVAVTLVLGVAPQYFLDLAGQAGVFVR, encoded by the coding sequence GTGAGCGCATCAGCCGTCCACAGCCTGTGGACAACCGCGGCCGACCCGATCTCCAAGATCGACGCGCCGAAGATCGAATACGGGCAACTGTCGCCCACCCTGATCGTCATCGGGGCGGCGATCATCGGGGTGCTGGTCGAGGCCTTCGTCCCGCGCAAGTCCCGTTACTACGCCCAGGTGTTCGTCTCCGTCGTCGCCCTCACGGCATCCTTCGCCGCGGTGGTCGCCCTCGCGGCGGGCGGATACGGCACCACGAAGGCCGGTATCGCGGCCATGGGCGCCATCGCCGTGGACGGACCGGCCCTGTTCCTGCAGGGCACGATCCTCCTGGCCGGCATCCTCGGCGTCTTCACCTTCGCCGAACGGCGCCTCGACCCCGAGACACACGGCAACAAGGTCGACTCCTTCGCCGCCCAGGCCGCCTCCGTGCCCGGCAGCGACAGCGAGAAGGCCGCCGTGAAGGCCGGGTTCACCACCACCGAGGTGTTCCCGCTGCTGCTCTTCGCGATCGGCGGCATGCTGATCTTCCCGGCGGCCAACGACCTGCTGACCCTGTTCATCGCCCTGGAGGTCTTCTCCCTCCCGCTCTACCTGCTGTGCGCCGTGGCCCGCCGCAAGCGGCTCATGTCGCAGGAGGCCGCGGTCAAGTACTTCCTGCTCGGCGCCTTCGCCTCCGCCTTCACCCTCTTCGGCATCGCCCTGCTGTACGGCTACGCGGGCTCGGTGAAGTACGCGACGATCGCCCAGGTCGTCGACGGCACCATCAGCGACATCAACCCCGCCCTCGCCGACACCATGGGCAACGACGCGCTGCTGCTCATCGGCGCCGCCATGGTCGTCATGGGCCTGCTGTTCAAGGTCGGCGCGGTGCCGTTCCACATGTGGACGCCGGACGTGTACCAGGGCGCGCCCACACCGGTCACGGGCTTCATGGCGGCGGCGACCAAGGTGGCCGCCTTCGGCGCGCTGCTCAGGCTCCTGTACGTCGTCCTGCCCGGCCTGCGCTGGGACTGGCGGCCGGTCATGTGGGCCGTCGCCATCGTCACCATGCTGGGCGGCGCGATCGTCGCCATCACCCAGACCGACATCAAGCGACTGCTCGCCTACTCGTCGATCGCCCACGCCGGCTTCATCCTCGCCGGTGTCATCGCGGCCTCACCCGACGGCGTCTCGTCCGTCCTCTTCTATCTGGGCGCCTACTCGTTCGTGACGATCGGCGCGTTCGCCGTGGTGACGTTGGTGCGGGACGCGGGCGGCGAGGCCACCCATCTGTCGCAGTGGGCCGGGCTCGGGCGCAGGTCACCGCTGGTGGCGGCCGTCTTCGCGGTCTTCCTGCTGGCCTTCGCGGGCATTCCGCTGACCTCCGGGTTCGCCGGGAAGTTCGCCGTGTTCAAGGCGGCGGCGGAGGGCGGCGCGGGCGCGATCGTGGTGGTCGGTGTGATCTCCTCGGCCATCGCCGCGTTCTTCTACATCCGCGTCATCGTGCTCATGTTCTTCAGCGAGCCGCGCCCCGAGGGGCCGACCGTCGCCGTGCCGTCGCCGCTGACCATGACCGCGATCGGGGTCGGGGTCGCCGTCACGCTGGTGCTCGGCGTCGCGCCGCAGTACTTCCTGGACCTGGCGGGACAGGCGGGGGTGTTCGTGCGCTGA
- a CDS encoding NADH-quinone oxidoreductase subunit M: MSFPLLTATAALPALGAIATAAVPAARRSAAKWLALIVSLATLVLAAIVLVRFDPGGDRYQLTESHAWIADFGVRYQLGVDGIAVALIALTALLIPFIILAGWHDADPLETGSKRWRPTQGFFALILAVEAMVIISFEATDVFLFYIFFEAMLIPMYFLIGGFGDRAHQHGEETAATQRSYAAVKFLLYNLVGGLIMLAAVIGLYVVAGNFSLPEIAEARANGSLEMATSTERWLFLGFFFAFAVKAPLWPLHTWLPNAMQESTAPVAVLITAVVDKVGTFAMLRFCLGLFPEASEWATPVILVLALISIIYGALLAVGQRDIKRLVAYASISHFGFIILGIFAMTSQGQSGATLYMVNHGISTAALMLVAGFLISRRGSRLIADYGGVQKVAPVLAGTFLIGGLATLSLPGLAPFVSEFLVLVGTFARYPVIGIIATVGIVLAALYVLVLYQRTMTGPVKAEVEGMPDLRVRELVVVAPLIVLLIFLGVYPKPLTDIVNPAVEHTMSDVQKKDPQPEVEAAK, translated from the coding sequence ATGTCCTTTCCTCTGCTGACAGCGACGGCGGCGCTCCCGGCCCTCGGGGCGATCGCCACGGCCGCCGTACCGGCCGCGCGGCGATCCGCCGCGAAATGGCTGGCGCTGATCGTCTCGCTGGCCACGCTCGTGCTCGCCGCGATCGTCCTGGTCCGCTTCGACCCGGGCGGCGACCGCTACCAGCTCACCGAGTCCCACGCCTGGATCGCGGACTTCGGGGTGCGGTACCAACTGGGCGTGGACGGCATCGCGGTGGCGCTCATCGCGCTCACCGCCCTGCTGATCCCGTTCATCATCCTCGCGGGCTGGCACGACGCCGACCCGCTGGAGACCGGAAGCAAGCGGTGGCGGCCCACTCAGGGCTTCTTCGCCCTGATCCTGGCCGTCGAGGCGATGGTGATCATCTCCTTCGAGGCCACCGACGTCTTCCTCTTCTACATCTTCTTCGAAGCCATGCTCATCCCGATGTACTTCCTCATCGGCGGCTTCGGGGACCGTGCCCACCAGCACGGCGAGGAGACGGCGGCGACGCAACGCTCGTACGCCGCCGTGAAGTTCCTCCTCTACAACCTGGTCGGCGGCCTGATCATGCTGGCCGCGGTGATCGGCCTGTACGTGGTCGCCGGGAACTTCTCGCTCCCGGAGATCGCCGAGGCCCGCGCCAACGGCTCGCTGGAGATGGCGACCAGCACCGAGCGATGGCTGTTCCTGGGCTTCTTCTTCGCCTTCGCGGTGAAGGCACCCCTGTGGCCGCTGCACACCTGGCTGCCCAACGCCATGCAGGAGTCCACCGCCCCGGTCGCCGTCCTCATCACGGCGGTCGTCGACAAGGTCGGCACCTTCGCGATGCTCCGCTTCTGCCTCGGGCTGTTCCCCGAGGCCAGTGAGTGGGCCACGCCCGTGATCCTCGTCCTGGCGCTCATCAGCATCATCTACGGGGCGCTGCTCGCGGTCGGCCAGCGGGACATCAAGCGGCTGGTGGCGTACGCGTCGATCTCGCACTTCGGGTTCATCATCCTGGGCATCTTCGCGATGACCAGCCAGGGCCAGTCCGGCGCGACGCTCTACATGGTCAACCACGGCATCTCGACCGCCGCCCTGATGCTGGTCGCCGGCTTCCTGATCTCCCGGCGCGGGTCGCGGCTCATCGCCGACTACGGCGGGGTGCAGAAGGTCGCGCCGGTGCTCGCCGGCACGTTCCTGATCGGCGGCCTGGCGACCCTGTCGCTGCCCGGACTCGCCCCGTTCGTCAGTGAGTTCCTGGTCCTGGTCGGCACGTTCGCGCGCTACCCGGTGATCGGGATCATCGCCACCGTCGGCATCGTCCTCGCCGCGCTCTACGTCCTCGTCCTCTACCAGCGGACGATGACGGGCCCGGTGAAGGCCGAGGTCGAGGGGATGCCCGACCTGAGGGTGCGGGAGCTCGTGGTGGTCGCCCCGCTGATCGTTCTGCTGATCTTCCTGGGCGTCTACCCGAAGCCGCTCACCGACATCGTCAACCCGGCGGTCGAGCACACCATGTCCGACGTCCAGAAGAAGGACCCCCAGCCCGAGGTGGAGGCGGCCAAGTGA
- the nuoK gene encoding NADH-quinone oxidoreductase subunit NuoK, translating to MNPVNYLYLAALLFTIGATGVLIRRNAIVVFMCVELMLNACNLTLVAFSRMHGNLDGQIIAFFTMVVAAAEVVVGLAIIVSLFRSRHSASVDDASLMKL from the coding sequence GTGAATCCCGTCAACTACCTGTATCTCGCCGCCCTGCTGTTCACGATCGGCGCCACCGGCGTCCTGATCAGGCGGAACGCGATCGTGGTGTTCATGTGCGTCGAGCTGATGCTCAACGCATGCAACCTCACCCTGGTCGCCTTCTCCCGGATGCACGGCAATCTCGACGGCCAGATCATCGCCTTCTTCACGATGGTCGTCGCCGCCGCGGAGGTCGTGGTCGGACTCGCGATCATCGTGTCGCTGTTCCGGTCCCGCCACTCGGCCTCGGTCGACGACGCCAGCCTGATGAAGCTGTAA
- a CDS encoding carboxylate--amine ligase — protein MARGTRGAPVQADRDVPGLVVKLGDYPLHHGGVGAIRSLGRLGVPMYAITEDRYTPAAVSRYLRRAFVWPTTGTEKPEWLVDGLLRIGRRIGRPAVLIPTDEEAAVLIAEHQEELATRFLFPRVDGKLPRRLASKQGLHELCVEHGISSPVSSFPQSYEEVERFAERARFPVVAKNREAFERRRRPAVNGTTRIADRECLLRLARGWGERPGVILQEYLPREDAEDWIVHAYVDADSTPLAMFTGVKVRSWPPHAGMTANAYVVDNPELADIAARFIKQIGFAGVIDLDLRFDRRDGRYKLLDFNPRMGAQFRLFENEAGIDVVRAMHLDLTGRPVPEGEQLAGRRYIVENIDLPALLAYRRSGYTTPHAPARASGTELAWLAGDDPLPFLTMLARFVRPGAKHLYQMWRTNRLGNAHVRP, from the coding sequence GTGGCCAGGGGCACTCGGGGTGCGCCGGTACAGGCGGACCGAGACGTTCCGGGGCTCGTCGTGAAGCTCGGCGACTATCCGCTGCACCATGGCGGCGTCGGTGCCATCCGCAGCCTGGGGCGGCTCGGCGTGCCGATGTACGCGATCACGGAGGACCGGTACACGCCGGCCGCCGTCTCGCGCTATCTGCGGCGGGCGTTCGTGTGGCCGACCACCGGGACGGAAAAGCCCGAGTGGCTGGTGGACGGCTTGCTGCGCATCGGACGGCGGATCGGGCGGCCCGCCGTGCTCATACCCACCGACGAGGAAGCCGCGGTGCTCATCGCCGAGCACCAGGAGGAACTGGCGACCCGGTTCCTCTTCCCTCGCGTCGACGGGAAGCTCCCTCGCCGGCTCGCCAGCAAACAGGGGCTCCACGAACTGTGCGTGGAGCATGGCATCTCCAGCCCCGTGAGCTCGTTCCCGCAGTCGTACGAGGAAGTCGAACGGTTCGCGGAGCGGGCCCGCTTCCCCGTGGTGGCCAAGAACCGCGAGGCGTTCGAGCGGCGCAGGCGGCCCGCGGTGAACGGGACGACGCGGATCGCCGACCGGGAGTGTCTGCTGCGGCTGGCCCGCGGCTGGGGCGAGCGGCCCGGGGTGATCCTCCAGGAGTACCTGCCCCGGGAGGACGCCGAGGACTGGATCGTCCACGCGTACGTCGACGCCGACTCGACGCCGCTCGCGATGTTCACCGGGGTGAAGGTGCGGTCGTGGCCGCCGCACGCGGGGATGACGGCGAACGCGTACGTCGTCGACAACCCCGAACTCGCGGACATCGCCGCGCGGTTCATCAAACAGATCGGGTTCGCCGGGGTCATCGACCTCGATCTGCGGTTCGACCGGCGGGACGGGCGGTACAAGCTGCTCGACTTCAATCCGCGCATGGGCGCGCAGTTCCGGCTCTTCGAGAACGAGGCCGGGATCGACGTCGTACGCGCCATGCACCTCGATCTGACCGGACGCCCGGTACCGGAGGGGGAACAGCTCGCCGGGCGTCGCTACATCGTGGAGAACATCGATCTGCCGGCCCTGCTCGCCTACCGGCGCAGCGGGTACACCACGCCGCACGCGCCGGCTCGCGCGAGCGGTACGGAGCTGGCGTGGCTCGCGGGTGACGACCCGCTGCCGTTCCTCACGATGCTCGCGCGGTTCGTGCGACCGGGCGCGAAGCACCTGTACCAGATGTGGCGGACCAACCGCCTCGGCAACGCCCATGTGCGCCCCTAG